One genomic segment of Gammaproteobacteria bacterium includes these proteins:
- the ccsA gene encoding cytochrome c biogenesis protein CcsA, with the protein MNALIGGLAALLYIFAGGWLALRLARASEGRSVAKGGSLALGWGAALLHAMILAQTVFQPAGLNLGFFNALSFTGWLIGVLLLAAAMVRPVENLGILLLPFSAATLALSLLFPTERIVADAGQWPLELHILIAILAYSLLTLAAVQAALLAVQDRRLRRRQPGGFLRGIPPLTTMETLLFQMIGAGFILLTITLASGLFFLHDLLAQHLAHKAVLSFIAWGVFAILLWGRWRFGWRGRTAIHWTLSGFAFLMLAYFGSKLVLELVLQRY; encoded by the coding sequence ATGAATGCGCTGATTGGCGGCCTGGCTGCCCTTCTTTACATTTTTGCTGGCGGCTGGTTGGCCCTGCGCCTGGCGCGCGCCAGCGAGGGCCGATCAGTCGCCAAGGGCGGCTCATTAGCACTGGGTTGGGGTGCGGCGCTATTGCATGCGATGATTCTGGCCCAGACCGTGTTTCAGCCTGCCGGATTGAATCTGGGTTTTTTCAATGCGCTGTCCTTCACTGGCTGGCTGATCGGCGTCCTGTTGCTGGCGGCGGCGATGGTGCGGCCGGTTGAGAATCTCGGCATTCTATTATTGCCTTTCAGCGCCGCGACTCTGGCGCTGAGCTTACTCTTCCCCACTGAACGCATCGTTGCCGACGCCGGACAATGGCCGTTGGAACTGCATATTCTGATCGCAATTCTTGCCTATTCTCTGCTGACGCTGGCGGCCGTGCAGGCTGCGCTGCTAGCAGTGCAGGATCGCCGGTTGCGCCGACGTCAACCCGGCGGTTTCCTGCGTGGCATTCCTCCCTTGACGACTATGGAAACCCTGCTGTTCCAAATGATCGGCGCTGGCTTCATCCTGCTTACTATTACCCTGGCCAGTGGTCTATTCTTTCTACATGATCTGCTTGCCCAACATTTAGCGCACAAAGCGGTGCTGTCCTTCATCGCCTGGGGCGTGTTCGCCATTCTGCTGTGGGGCCGCTGGCGGTTTGGCTGGCGAGGACGCACTGCGATTCACTGGACCTTGAGCGGTTTTGCATTCCTGATGTTAGCCTATTTCGGCAGCAAACTGGTGCTAGAGTTGGTATTGCAACGTTATTAA
- the truD gene encoding tRNA pseudouridine(13) synthase TruD, protein MLIDSLPFAHGQPAAKGRMRTLLEDFQVREELDFPLDGAGEHVWLWVRKHGANTDWVAKQLAARAKVPPGAVSYAGLKDRHAVTEQWFSVHLPGKADLDWNADPQPDFTVLQAVRHSRKLRRGTLSGNAFRIVIRDLDGDPVELADRWQRIIAVGVPNYFGEQRFGREAGNLERAEAMFSGQAKVRDRHQRSLYLSAARSALFNAVLAQRVISETWNQALPGEVLMLAGSHSIFVAHDVDETLRQRIAEFDLHPTGPLWGAGDLSSSGVIRELEEGIAAMRHLFRDGLAAAGLKQERRALRLIPQDALLEFPEPGIAAFAFRLPAGAYATTVMRELIEVV, encoded by the coding sequence ATGTTGATCGATTCCCTGCCTTTTGCCCACGGTCAACCTGCTGCGAAAGGGCGTATGCGGACCCTTCTCGAGGATTTTCAGGTTCGCGAAGAACTGGATTTTCCGCTCGATGGCGCTGGCGAACATGTCTGGTTGTGGGTGCGCAAGCACGGCGCGAATACCGATTGGGTCGCCAAACAATTGGCGGCGCGCGCGAAAGTTCCGCCGGGCGCGGTGAGTTATGCCGGTCTCAAGGATCGCCACGCGGTCACTGAACAATGGTTCTCGGTGCATCTGCCTGGTAAGGCTGATCTCGACTGGAATGCCGATCCACAGCCGGATTTCACCGTGTTGCAAGCGGTTCGTCATTCCCGCAAACTGCGGCGCGGGACATTAAGCGGCAACGCTTTTCGCATCGTAATTCGCGACTTGGATGGCGATCCGGTTGAATTAGCGGATCGGTGGCAACGCATCATCGCCGTTGGCGTTCCTAACTATTTTGGCGAGCAGCGGTTTGGACGGGAGGCAGGCAATCTGGAGCGCGCCGAGGCGATGTTCAGCGGCCAGGCCAAGGTGCGTGATCGCCATCAACGAAGTTTGTATCTGTCTGCTGCGCGTTCGGCGCTTTTTAATGCTGTTCTGGCCCAGCGGGTTATTTCGGAAACCTGGAATCAGGCATTGCCGGGCGAGGTGTTGATGCTGGCGGGCAGTCATAGCATCTTTGTCGCCCATGATGTGGATGAAACCCTGCGTCAACGGATTGCTGAGTTCGATCTGCATCCGACCGGACCCTTGTGGGGCGCAGGTGACTTGTCCAGCAGCGGTGTAATTCGGGAATTGGAAGAGGGCATTGCGGCAATGCGGCATCTTTTTCGCGATGGGCTGGCGGCGGCTGGACTGAAACAGGAGCGGCGGGCGTTGCGGCTGATCCCGCAAGATGCGCTGTTGGAGTTTCCCGAGCCGGGCATCGCGGCTTTCGCGTTCCGCCTACCGGCTGGCGCCTACGCGACTACGGTGATGCGTGAGTTGATCGAAGTCGTGTGA
- the ispF gene encoding 2-C-methyl-D-erythritol 2,4-cyclodiphosphate synthase codes for MRIGHGFDVHAFGPGEFITLGGVRIPHTHGLIAHSDGDVLLHALCDALLGAAGLGDIGRHFPDHDPEFRNIDSRLLLRRVAGLLEERRLMVSNVDATIIAQAPRMAPYIPAMRGPLAADLGITADRVNVKATTTEKLGYIGRSEGIAVHAVALLV; via the coding sequence ATGCGCATCGGACACGGTTTTGACGTTCACGCTTTTGGCCCGGGCGAATTTATTACCTTGGGCGGCGTTCGCATCCCGCATACGCACGGCTTGATTGCCCATTCCGATGGCGATGTATTGTTGCACGCGCTTTGCGACGCCTTGCTCGGGGCCGCAGGATTAGGCGATATTGGCCGGCATTTTCCCGACCATGATCCAGAATTCCGCAATATCGATAGTCGCTTGTTGTTGCGGCGAGTGGCAGGGTTACTTGAGGAACGGCGGCTTATGGTGAGCAATGTCGACGCTACGATCATCGCCCAAGCGCCGCGCATGGCCCCTTACATTCCCGCGATGCGTGGGCCGCTTGCCGCTGATCTGGGTATTACTGCGGATCGGGTTAATGTGAAGGCCACCACGACCGAAAAATTGGGATATATTGGACGCAGTGAGGGCATTGCCGTTCATGCGGTGGCGTTGTTGGTATGA
- the ftsB gene encoding cell division protein FtsB, translating to MAHPTEQGLKPQILIAALIAVLVFLQYLLWLAEDGVRQTLALRITVEAQIEENAAMDERNRALEADVVDLKNGLMAIEERARTEMGMIRPDETFYRILEEPLPKPVESRSAKPVASSRKPPVRSR from the coding sequence ATGGCTCATCCTACCGAACAAGGCTTGAAACCCCAGATTCTGATCGCAGCGCTGATTGCCGTACTGGTTTTTCTCCAGTATTTGCTATGGCTCGCCGAGGATGGAGTGCGGCAAACGCTGGCCTTACGCATCACGGTAGAGGCGCAAATCGAGGAAAACGCGGCAATGGATGAACGCAATCGCGCCCTGGAAGCGGATGTCGTCGACCTGAAAAATGGATTGATGGCGATTGAAGAGCGCGCGCGCACTGAAATGGGCATGATTCGACCGGACGAAACCTTCTATCGCATTCTTGAGGAACCATTACCTAAACCGGTCGAATCGAGGTCGGCCAAACCTGTTGCTTCCTCCCGTAAGCCGCCGGTGAGATCGCGATGA
- a CDS encoding glycosyltransferase family 2 protein, translated as MTDRTRLSAFITTYNNGRTLTACLQSIQWADEVIVLDSFSTDDTLAIAQRHGARIIQHEFMGYGPQKQMALAATTHDWVLLLDADEALSPDLQMEIRQLLQNKPYADGYEIPRQEQMFWRMYNPATRMNYYLRLFDKRMGGIDDMPIHAAPKVQGDIARLKAPLYHYGETDIHTKVDKINAYSTGLVVDKLKKQRWGIPLIMVFYPPLFFIRSYLFKRNFLNGWAGFINSVIAAFYVFLKYAKLYEHHQFARHGTRLLPDDAPPLPEYPHHSDDQS; from the coding sequence ATGACCGACCGCACCCGGCTTTCGGCATTCATTACCACTTATAACAATGGTCGCACCCTGACTGCTTGTCTGCAGAGCATCCAATGGGCCGATGAAGTGATCGTACTGGATTCCTTCAGCACCGACGATACGCTGGCGATCGCTCAGCGTCATGGCGCACGAATCATCCAGCACGAGTTCATGGGTTACGGTCCGCAAAAACAGATGGCGCTGGCGGCTACTACTCATGACTGGGTATTGCTCCTGGATGCCGACGAAGCGCTGTCACCGGACCTTCAGATGGAAATCCGCCAGTTGTTGCAGAACAAACCGTACGCGGACGGCTACGAAATTCCGCGTCAGGAGCAGATGTTCTGGCGGATGTATAACCCAGCGACCCGAATGAATTATTACTTGCGTCTATTCGATAAACGCATGGGTGGTATTGATGATATGCCGATCCACGCTGCGCCTAAAGTGCAAGGTGACATTGCCCGGCTCAAGGCTCCCCTATACCACTACGGCGAGACCGACATTCACACCAAGGTCGATAAAATCAATGCCTATTCCACCGGGTTAGTGGTCGATAAGCTGAAGAAACAGCGCTGGGGCATTCCCCTGATCATGGTCTTCTACCCGCCATTGTTCTTTATCCGCAGTTACCTGTTCAAGCGCAATTTTCTGAATGGCTGGGCCGGATTTATCAACTCGGTGATCGCCGCGTTCTATGTGTTTCTCAAGTATGCCAAATTGTATGAACATCATCAGTTCGCCAGACATGGAACCCGTCTGCTCCCGGATGATGCGCCGCCGTTGCCGGAATACCCGCATCATTCCGACGATCAGTCCTGA
- a CDS encoding HlyC/CorC family transporter yields MDDLHIGVLGIALVLLIGCSAFFSSSETGLMILNRYRLRHLAKAGDKAAQRTSKLLERPDRLIGIILLGNNFINVLASSLATILAIHFLGEAGIAVSTVVLTLVLLVFGEVAPKTLAALHPEKIAFPASAVLAPLLKLFYPLVWLTNTVANSLLRLFRVAIQTSAQHSLSAEELRTVVLEAGVMIPKRHQTMLLSILELEEITVEDIMIPRNEVAGLDLEDDWDVIIAQLTQSPYSRLVAYRDTIDQVVGFVHLRKALNLMAQKPDFNRADLEGLLREPYFIPEGASLTRQLVNFQQLRRRFGLVVDEYGDVKGLITLEDILEEIVGEFTTDPAAVSNRNLAPRADGGYVVSGRTSIRNLNRMLEWKLPTDGPRTLNGLIMEHLEAIPEPGARLTLAGHPTEIVEITGNRVKTAVIWPNPEPETEGGGSSSQD; encoded by the coding sequence TTGGACGATCTGCATATTGGCGTGTTAGGCATCGCTCTGGTGCTGCTTATTGGCTGTTCCGCTTTCTTCTCCAGCTCCGAAACCGGATTGATGATCCTCAATCGCTATCGCCTGCGTCACCTCGCCAAGGCTGGCGACAAAGCCGCGCAACGCACCAGCAAGCTTCTGGAACGTCCGGACCGGCTCATCGGCATTATTTTGCTTGGCAATAATTTTATCAATGTCCTGGCCTCCTCACTCGCCACGATCCTCGCTATCCACTTTCTTGGCGAAGCGGGCATCGCAGTTTCTACGGTGGTGCTGACCCTAGTGCTGCTGGTGTTTGGTGAGGTTGCACCCAAGACCCTGGCAGCCCTGCATCCCGAGAAGATTGCGTTCCCTGCTTCGGCGGTTCTAGCGCCGCTGCTGAAACTTTTTTACCCCCTGGTCTGGCTGACCAACACCGTCGCTAACAGTCTGCTACGGTTGTTCCGGGTCGCGATCCAGACTTCGGCCCAGCATAGCTTGAGCGCCGAGGAATTGCGCACGGTTGTGCTGGAAGCGGGAGTCATGATTCCCAAGCGGCATCAGACCATGCTGCTCAGCATCCTGGAGCTGGAGGAAATTACCGTTGAGGACATCATGATCCCGCGCAATGAAGTAGCGGGCCTGGACCTGGAGGACGACTGGGACGTGATCATTGCCCAGCTGACCCAAAGTCCCTATAGCCGACTGGTGGCGTATCGCGACACGATCGATCAAGTGGTCGGTTTTGTGCATTTGCGCAAGGCGTTGAACCTGATGGCGCAAAAACCGGACTTTAACCGCGCCGATCTCGAAGGATTGCTCCGGGAACCCTACTTTATCCCGGAAGGCGCTTCACTGACCCGGCAATTGGTTAATTTTCAGCAATTGCGTCGGCGCTTTGGGCTGGTAGTGGACGAATATGGCGATGTGAAGGGGCTAATTACCCTTGAAGACATTCTCGAAGAAATTGTTGGCGAGTTTACTACCGATCCGGCCGCAGTCAGCAACCGCAATCTGGCTCCACGCGCTGATGGCGGTTATGTAGTGAGCGGCCGCACCTCGATACGCAATCTGAACCGTATGCTGGAATGGAAACTGCCTACCGACGGGCCACGCACCCTCAATGGTCTGATCATGGAACACCTTGAAGCGATCCCGGAACCGGGTGCTCGATTAACTCTGGCCGGACATCCAACCGAAATTGTCGAAATCACCGGTAATCGGGTCAAGACAGCGGTGATCTGGCCGAATCCGGAGCCGGAAACGGAGGGAGGAGGGAGTAGCAGTCAGGACTGA
- the ispD gene encoding 2-C-methyl-D-erythritol 4-phosphate cytidylyltransferase, with protein MSAPRYWAMTPAAGAGKRMGATIPKQYLPLVGRPVIAHALDALLSYPPVVGLVVAISPGDEWWPEVAAHIAMDKPLHVVAGGAERCHSVLNGLEALQECAHPDDWVLVHDAARPCLTTSDLDRLLVELADDPVGGLLAVPAWDTLKEVDNAGRVTATVDRSRLWHALTPQMFRLGMLRDALRATLEAGWLVTDEAAAMEAAGFAPRLVEGRADNVKITRPEDLALAEFYLTRRFTASPQEG; from the coding sequence ATGAGTGCGCCGCGTTATTGGGCGATGACGCCAGCCGCTGGCGCGGGTAAACGGATGGGAGCAACGATTCCCAAGCAGTATTTGCCACTGGTGGGCCGTCCGGTCATCGCTCATGCTCTGGACGCTTTGCTGAGTTATCCGCCCGTTGTTGGCCTGGTCGTCGCGATTAGTCCAGGAGATGAATGGTGGCCCGAAGTGGCTGCCCACATAGCGATGGATAAGCCGCTGCACGTGGTCGCCGGCGGCGCTGAACGTTGCCATTCGGTGCTGAATGGGTTGGAGGCGCTTCAGGAATGCGCGCATCCTGACGACTGGGTGCTGGTTCACGATGCCGCCCGTCCCTGTTTGACCACCAGCGATCTTGACCGGTTGCTGGTTGAACTGGCGGATGATCCCGTTGGCGGATTGCTGGCGGTTCCGGCGTGGGACACATTAAAGGAAGTCGACAATGCTGGGCGGGTCACAGCGACCGTGGATCGTTCCCGGCTTTGGCATGCGCTGACGCCGCAAATGTTTCGGCTGGGAATGTTGCGCGATGCCTTGCGGGCGACGCTGGAAGCCGGGTGGTTAGTGACTGACGAAGCAGCGGCGATGGAAGCGGCGGGCTTTGCACCGCGTCTGGTTGAGGGGCGAGCGGATAATGTGAAAATTACTCGGCCAGAAGATCTGGCGCTGGCCGAATTTTACTTGACGCGCCGTTTCACTGCCTCACCCCAGGAAGGTTAA
- a CDS encoding Uma2 family endonuclease, translated as MSCPAPHVAFTYDDYLEWEKRQIERHEYIRGEVFAMARTSDRHNDISLNLATLLRQHLRGTPCRVYMADVKVRVEKADCGFYPDLQVTCAESDHADRYVKRSPILIVEVLSESTAAFDLGDKFAFYQQLESLREYVLVDQERMRVQVYRRQDGQWWVDNIGPGGQLRLDSIELECPLETLYEDLSEPLKT; from the coding sequence ATGTCCTGTCCCGCCCCTCATGTTGCTTTCACCTATGACGATTACCTGGAATGGGAGAAACGCCAGATCGAACGCCATGAATATATTCGCGGCGAAGTATTCGCTATGGCTAGAACAAGCGATCGGCATAACGACATCTCGCTCAATTTGGCCACCCTGCTCCGCCAACACCTGCGCGGCACGCCGTGCCGGGTCTATATGGCGGATGTCAAGGTCCGCGTGGAAAAAGCGGACTGCGGCTTTTATCCCGACCTGCAAGTGACCTGCGCTGAAAGTGATCATGCCGACCGCTACGTCAAACGTTCGCCGATTCTGATCGTGGAGGTGCTTTCGGAATCAACCGCCGCGTTTGACCTGGGAGATAAGTTTGCTTTCTATCAACAATTGGAAAGCCTGCGAGAATATGTGTTGGTTGACCAAGAGCGCATGCGGGTTCAGGTTTACCGTCGGCAGGATGGACAATGGTGGGTGGACAACATTGGCCCGGGCGGACAGCTTCGTCTGGACAGCATCGAGCTTGAATGTCCGCTGGAGACCCTTTATGAAGACCTCAGCGAACCCCTTAAGACTTAA
- a CDS encoding polysaccharide biosynthesis protein, translating to MCSDTVAVLIAVWASFAIRLGEWWPGLLQDVIWLFPLAVIILIPTFAAIGLYRPILRYADESLLHTIVFGASAGLLLMIAVWVFMRQGIVPRSSWLIAWLVLIALIGGGRLLLRRYLRRRFRLSAPRTPVIIYGAGEAGAQLAQALRYSSEFEPVVFVDDNPQLWGGVVLGLKVRAPFKLPRLIVRHQAGLILLALPSVSHRRRQQVLDSLANFPVKVLALPTLAELTSGARRIDELREIEVEDILGRDSVQPNPELLQARVTGKTVMVTGAGGSIGAELCRQILLLRPRQLVLFERSEYALYVIEQELRGMLVNMALTSDSSSSGKKEGVKLVPLLGSVVHRRRLEVAMERFGVETVYHAAAYKHVPIVERNPIEGVRNNVFGAWHAAEAAIAAKVETFVLVSSDKAVRPTNVMGATKRLAEMILQGLAGENHVTRLCMVRFGNVLDSSGSVAPLFREQIRRGGPVTVTHPEVDRYFMTIPEAAQLVIQASALAQGGDLFLLDMGEPVRILELARRMIQLSGLTVRDEAHPEGDIEIQFTGLRSGEKLREELLIGADDAPAEHPMIRRAREGHPPWPVIQEGLNRLDAAAHDFDYPAVRALLRELVTEYQPGNDIEDWVWRQGAVEK from the coding sequence ATGTGCAGCGATACCGTGGCGGTGCTGATCGCGGTCTGGGCTTCGTTCGCCATTCGCCTCGGGGAGTGGTGGCCGGGACTGTTGCAGGACGTGATTTGGCTGTTTCCATTAGCGGTCATCATTCTCATTCCAACCTTTGCAGCGATCGGTTTGTATCGCCCGATCCTGCGTTACGCCGATGAGAGTCTGCTGCACACCATTGTCTTCGGCGCAAGCGCTGGTCTCCTGTTAATGATAGCTGTGTGGGTCTTCATGCGCCAGGGCATCGTACCGCGCTCGTCATGGCTGATTGCCTGGCTGGTGCTGATTGCGCTAATCGGCGGCGGTCGATTACTGTTGCGCCGCTATCTCCGTCGACGATTCCGGTTAAGCGCGCCGCGAACGCCAGTCATCATCTATGGAGCCGGCGAAGCTGGCGCGCAACTGGCGCAAGCCCTGCGCTATAGCAGCGAGTTCGAACCGGTTGTATTCGTGGACGATAACCCCCAGTTGTGGGGTGGCGTCGTACTGGGTCTTAAGGTGCGAGCGCCGTTCAAGTTGCCGCGCCTGATCGTACGTCATCAGGCCGGACTGATTTTGTTGGCGCTGCCTTCGGTCTCGCACCGGCGACGGCAACAGGTGCTGGATTCATTGGCCAATTTTCCGGTCAAGGTTTTGGCGTTGCCCACGCTGGCGGAATTGACCAGCGGCGCGCGCCGCATCGACGAACTCCGCGAAATTGAAGTCGAAGATATCCTAGGCCGCGATTCGGTCCAACCGAACCCTGAGCTTTTGCAGGCGCGAGTTACGGGTAAAACGGTGATGGTGACTGGCGCGGGCGGATCTATTGGCGCGGAATTGTGTCGGCAGATTCTGCTACTGCGCCCGCGTCAACTGGTGCTATTTGAACGCTCGGAATATGCGTTGTACGTGATCGAGCAGGAATTGCGGGGGATGCTGGTTAATATGGCCCTCACGTCTGATTCCTCTTCCTCTGGAAAAAAGGAGGGTGTTAAGCTAGTTCCATTACTGGGTTCGGTGGTTCACCGCCGCCGCTTGGAAGTGGCGATGGAGCGCTTTGGCGTGGAAACGGTTTACCACGCCGCTGCCTATAAGCATGTGCCGATCGTTGAGCGCAACCCAATCGAGGGGGTACGTAACAATGTGTTTGGCGCCTGGCATGCTGCTGAAGCCGCGATTGCGGCCAAGGTTGAAACCTTCGTGCTGGTGTCCAGCGACAAGGCGGTGCGGCCTACGAATGTCATGGGCGCCACCAAACGCCTGGCCGAAATGATCCTGCAGGGCTTAGCCGGAGAGAACCACGTCACCCGGTTATGCATGGTGCGCTTCGGTAATGTCCTCGACTCTTCCGGTTCGGTAGCGCCGTTGTTTCGGGAGCAGATTCGCCGAGGCGGGCCGGTGACGGTGACCCATCCCGAGGTGGATCGCTACTTCATGACCATCCCCGAAGCGGCGCAACTGGTCATCCAGGCCAGCGCCCTAGCGCAGGGCGGCGATCTATTTCTATTGGACATGGGCGAACCGGTGCGCATTCTGGAACTGGCTCGAAGGATGATCCAGTTATCCGGTCTCACGGTGCGTGATGAAGCGCATCCAGAGGGGGATATCGAGATTCAATTTACCGGTCTGCGTAGCGGTGAAAAGTTGCGCGAAGAACTGTTAATTGGCGCGGATGATGCGCCTGCCGAACATCCCATGATTCGCCGCGCCCGTGAAGGCCACCCACCGTGGCCGGTGATTCAGGAGGGATTGAACCGGCTGGATGCCGCCGCCCATGATTTTGACTATCCGGCGGTGCGGGCGTTGCTGCGTGAACTGGTGACGGAATACCAACCCGGGAACGATATCGAAGACTGGGTATGGCGGCAGGGAGCCGTAGAGAAATAG